Proteins encoded by one window of Microplitis demolitor isolate Queensland-Clemson2020A chromosome 6, iyMicDemo2.1a, whole genome shotgun sequence:
- the LOC103575132 gene encoding ATP-binding cassette sub-family C member 4 isoform X1, producing MRKNKENLKRNPIETANPISRLFFWWSVKLFRKGNRDELNMDDLYAPLVCDESEGVTNELEKAWNDELEKSRSQEKHKIYDGSKIKLSKPSFINAIYRTFWLKNLYVGLLLLFQTVVLRSVQPIFQARVISFFDSQNIDLTTQNEALSYAGALIITTLGITFVMHHMNVESQRIGMRIRVACCSLIYRKSLRLSKSALDSTAGGQIINLLSNDVNRFDLLPMFFNFLWIMPIQVIIVGYIMWQSIGIYTLVGFATLLLLTIPMQAYASILSGKLRESIAGLTDRRVQLMSELVAGIQVIKMYAWEKPFNKIVSQTRYAEIKKIHSSSNVRGLYTALMVFTERTALFVTLVTFVLMGNPMKAEITFQLSSYFNILQMVVAIFFPQALILFSEAVISTKRIEEFLLLEEITKTQQDLAKTIKSTDKISSTKSSSVKTPNAVRIELDKVSANWLIGQLPPTLCEVTLNIEAGELCTLVGPVGSGKSSLLHLLLQELPIGAGTVGLYQFKNKNSTGFEPKRGFIQDNPDMTISYASQDPWLFSGTVRENILFGLDYNYTRYQEVTRVCSLLRDFKQLPNGDLTTVGERGTSLSGGQRARVNLARAIYKQADLYLLDDPLSAVDARVGRHLFKKCILEYLRGKTRILVTHQLNYLKQADTIAMIERGFIKHQGSFDTLTKTSSEFNNLLNAMKKNDDESPEDTTVTDTYNFTDGKNSFLRFDKSRTSRVSVRSQDSYQFIPYQEFTIAEAKSNAEDESESMVSGRMSNKVYYRYFREGGNIGTLILLIMICIISQIATSGADYWLSYWTNLETIRTSCGNLQGNCSVSGNEYESMVNNTFFQSLSILDADGFLPSVDAAYIYTMCIVGCIVLTISRSYFFMHICMKAGRKLHNHMFSNILQAKMLFFNTNPSGRILNRFSKDVGAMDELLPRAMLEALQIFLVMAGILIIIISVNPWMIIPIVIMGISFYFIRIYYLNTAQDIKRLEGIAKSPVFSHVSTTLNGLTTIRSRGKDIELMLCKEFDQYQDIHTGAWYLTIVTGSAFGLILDLISCVFVMCVCFSLILMDPENTFGGSVGLAISQSLILTGMLQYGVKQTTEVQSQMTSVERIIQYTDLPKEGPIESLNPPPETWPLSGRIDWKNVSMSYKNDDPPVLKNIELSVKSGWKVGVVGRTGAGKSSLISALFRLADDGLKGKIMIDGLDTKSIGLQDLRANISIIPQEPVLFSETLRYNLDPFGKYTDNAMLDALREVELNDLTLNQWVTESGSNFSVGQRQLICLARALLRNNKILILDEATANIDSQTDALIQRAIRTKFADCTVITIAHRLNTIIDSDAVLVMENGHAAEFGSPYELLFEKPTSLFAEMIDQTGNVMAEKLYEEVIKCRNQQINSSIPTDDINQQTFYDNSSTILYSAKL from the exons atgagaaaaaataaagaaaatttgaaaagaaatCCTATTGAGACGGCAAATCCCATTagtcgattatttttttg gtGGTCAGTTAAATTATTCAGAAAAGGTAATCGAGATGAACTTAATATGGATGATCTTTATGCCCCATTAGTTTGCGATGAGTCTGAGGGTGTGACAAACGAGCTGGagaa GGCATGGAATGATGAATTAGAAAAAAGTAGAAGCCAAGAAAAACACAAGATTTATGAcggaagtaaaataaaattatcaaagccAAGTTTCATTAATGCGATTTATCGAACGTTTTGGCTAAAAAACTTATACGTTGGATTGCTATTACTTTTTCAGACAGTGGTTTTACGTAGTGTACAGCCTATTTTTCAGGCACGtgtaataagtttttttgatTCACAAAATATAGATTTAACGACACAAAATGAGGCTTTGAGTTATGCAGGTGCTCTTATTATTACAACACTTGGAATTACGTTTGTTATGCACCACATGAATGTTGAGAGTCAACGAATCGGAATGAGAATTAGAGTCGCGTGTTGTTCACTTATTTACAGAAAA aGTCTACGTTTGAGTAAGTCAGCTCTTGATAGTACTGCTGGTGGTCAAATAATCAATCTTCTCAGTAATGATGTCAACCGTTTTGACCTTTTAccaatgttttttaattttctatggATTATGCCGATACAA GTCATCATTGTTGGTTACATAATGTGGCAAAGTATTGGAATTTATACTCTTGTTGGTTTTGCAACGCTCTTATTACTCACAATTCCCATGCAAGCATATGCTTCAATACTCAGTGGAAAATTACGGGAATCAATTGCAGGACTAACTGATCGGCGAGTTCAACTTATGAGTGAATTAGTTGCTGGAATTCAA GTAATTAAGATGTACGCTTGGGAAAAACCattcaataaaatagtttCTCAAACAAGATATgctgagattaaaaaaatccatagcTCGTCAAACGTTCGTGGTTTGTATACCGCGTTGATGGTTTTTACTGAACGGACGGCGCTTTTTGTAACACTTGTTACTTTTGTATTAATGGGAAATCCCATGAAAGCTGAAATAACATTTCAACTATCAAGTTATTTCAACATATTGCAGATGGTTGTGGCTATTTTTTTCCCACAAGCATTGATACTATTCAGTGAAGCTGTCATTTCAACAAAAAGAATCGAg GAATTTTTGTTACTCGAGGAAATAACTAAAACTCAGCAAGACTTAgcgaaaacaataaaatcaaCAGACAAAATTAGTTCGACTAAATCATCGTCAGTAAAAACACCGAACGCGGTGAGAATAGAACTGGATAAAGTTTCAGCCAATTGGCTCATTGGACAGTTGCCTCCAACATTATGTGAAGTGACATTGAATATCGAAGCTGGAGAACTGTGCACTCTAGTCGGGCCAGTTGGATCTGGCAAATCTTCGTTGCTACATTTGTTATTGCAAGAGTTACCAATTGGCGCTGGAACAGTTGGGCTTtatcagtttaaaaataaaaactcaacTGGCTTTGAGCCCAAGCGTGGATTTATACAAGACAATCCTGATATGACGATTTCATACGCTAGTCAAGATCCATGGCTCTTTTCAGGAACTGTTAGAGAAAACATTCTCTTTGGACTCGATTACAATTATACGCGATATCAAGag GTAACAAGAGTATGTTCACTTTTAAGAGATTTTAAACAACTACCTAATGGTGACTTAACCACTGTTGGAGAACGTGGAACATCACTTTCAGGAGGCCAGAGAGCTAGAGTAAATTTAGCGAGAGCAATTTATAAACAAGCCGATTTGTATCTTCTGGACGATCCCCTAAGTGCGGTTGATGCACGTGTTGGGCGCCATCTTTTTAAGAAATGTATTCTCGAATATCTTCGAGGAAAAACACGAATTCTTGTTACTCATCAGCTTAATTACCTAAAACAGGCAGATACTATTGCTATGATTGAACGT GGGTTTATCAAACATCAAGGCAGCTTTGATACTTTAACAAAAACGAGTTcggaatttaataatttgctgaatgctatgaaaaaaaatgatgatgagTCTCCTGAAGATACAACCGTCACTGACACTTACAATTTTACTGATggcaaaaatagttttttgagATTTGATAAGTCCAGAACTTCACGAGTTTCTGTTAGATCTCAAGATAGTTATCAATTC ATACCTTATCAAGAATTCACCATAGCAGAAGCAAAGTCTAATGCAGAAGATGAATCAGAGTCAATGGTATCCGGACGAATGTCAAACAAAGTTTATTATCGATACTTTCGTGAAGGGGGAAATATTGGCACACTTATACTACTGATAATGATTTGTATCATATCTCAAATAGCTACGAGTGGTGCTGATTACTGGCTCAGCTATTGGACAAATTTAGAAACTATTAGAACATCCTGTGGAAACTTGCAAGGCAACTGTTCGGTTTCTGGAAACGAATACGAATCCATGGTTAATAACACGTTTTTTCAATCACTTTCAATTCTGGATGCCGATGGTTTTCTACCTTCAGTAGATGCAGCTTACATTTATACAATGTGTATCGTTGGTTGTATTGTATTAACTATCTCacgaagttatttttttatgcacatTTGTATGAAGGCTGGACGAAAACTACATAATCATatgttttcaaatattctgCAAGCAAAAATGCTCTTTTTCAATACGAATCCCTCGG gacGAATCTTAAACAGATTTTCAAAGGATGTTGGCGCCATGGACGAATTGCTACCACGGGCTATGCTCGAAGCTCTTCAAATATTTCTAGTTATGGCGggaatattgataattattataagcgTCAATCCTTGGATGATTATCCCAATCGTAATCATGGGAATATCATTCTATTTCAtacgtatttattatttgaatacagCTCAAGACATAAAACGACTAGAAGGTATCG cAAAAAGTCCAGTTTTTTCACACGTCAGCACCACATTAAACGGATTAACAACGATTAGAAGCCGTGGTAAAGACATAGAGTTGATGTTATGCAAAGAATTTGATCAATATCAAGACATTCATACAGGTGCATGGTATCTGACAATAGTTACGGGATCAGCATTCGGACTTATTCTCGATTTGATTTCTTGTGTCTTCGTCATGTGTGTTTGCTTCTCCTTAATTCTTATGGATCCTG AAAACACATTTGGTGGCTCTGTTGGTTTAGCCATTTCACAGTCATTGATTTTAACTGGTATGCTTCAGTATGGTGTCAAACAAACTACTGAAGTACAGTCACAAATGACTTCCGTTGAAAGAATTATTCAGTACACTGATTTACCAAAAGAAGGCCCAATAGAGTCATTGAATCCACCACCAGAAACGTGGCCATTGAGTGGACGAATTGATTGGAAAAATGTTTCGATGAGTTACAAAAATGATGATCCACCagttttaaaa AATATTGAACTATCTGTAAAATCGGGTTGGAAAGTTGGAGTCGTCGGTAGAACTGGAGCAGGGAAATCTTCATTGATATCAGCGCTATTCCGGTTAGCGGACGATGGTctaaaaggaaaaataatgattgacGGTTTAGATACAAAGAGCATTGGTCTTCAAGACCTACGAGccaatatatcaataattccTCAAGAACCTGTTCTCTTCTCTGAAACTTTGAGATACAATCTCGATCCATTTGGCAAATATACTGATAACGCAATGTTGGATGCTTTAAGAGAAGTAGAATTGAATGATTTAACACTCAATCAATGGGTTACTGAAAGTGGTTCAAATTTTAGTGTTGGTCAGCGTCAATTAATATGCCTTGCACGAGCATTGTTGAGAAATAATAAGATTCTTATTCTCGATGAAGCTACAGCTAATATCGATTCTCA GACTGATGCTTTAATCCAGCGAGCGATTCGTACAAAGTTTGCAGATTGTACAGTTATAACGATAGCACATCGTTTGAACACAATAATTGACAGTGACGCAGTTTTAGTCATGGAAAACGGTCATGCTGcg gaATTCGGAAGTCCATATGAGTTACTCTTTGAAAAACCTACCAGCTTATTTGCTGAAATGATTGATCAAACTGGAAATGTAATGGCTGAGAAACTTTATGAAGAAGTTATAAAATGTCGcaatcaacaaataaattcttctATTCCGACTGATGATATCAATCAACAGACATTTTATGACAACAGCAGTACAATATTATATAGTGCTAaactttag
- the LOC103575132 gene encoding ATP-binding cassette sub-family C member 4 isoform X2 — protein MRKNKENLKRNPIETANPISRLFFWWSVKLFRKGNRDELNMDDLYAPLVCDESEGVTNELEKAWNDELEKSRSQEKHKIYDGSKIKLSKPSFINAIYRTFWLKNLYVGLLLLFQTVVLRSVQPIFQARVISFFDSQNIDLTTQNEALSYAGALIITTLGITFVMHHMNVESQRIGMRIRVACCSLIYRKSLRLSKSALDSTAGGQIINLLSNDVNRFDLLPMFFNFLWIMPIQVIIVGYIMWQSIGIYTLVGFATLLLLTIPMQAYASILSGKLRESIAGLTDRRVQLMSELVAGIQVIKMYAWEKPFNKIVSQTRYAEIKKIHSSSNVRGLYTALMVFTERTALFVTLVTFVLMGNPMKAEITFQLSSYFNILQMVVAIFFPQALILFSEAVISTKRIEEFLLLEEITKTQQDLAKTIKSTDKISSTKSSSVKTPNAVRIELDKVSANWLIGQLPPTLCEVTLNIEAGELCTLVGPVGSGKSSLLHLLLQELPIGAGTVGLYQFKNKNSTGFEPKRGFIQDNPDMTISYASQDPWLFSGTVRENILFGLDYNYTRYQEVTRVCSLLRDFKQLPNGDLTTVGERGTSLSGGQRARVNLARAIYKQADLYLLDDPLSAVDARVGRHLFKKCILEYLRGKTRILVTHQLNYLKQADTIAMIERGFIKHQGSFDTLTKTSSEFNNLLNAMKKNDDESPEDTTVTDTYNFTDGKNSFLRFDKSRTSRVSVRSQDSYQFIPYQEFTIAEAKSNAEDESESMVSGRMSNKVYYRYFREGGNIGTLILLIMICIISQIATSGADYWLSYWTNLETIRTSCGNLQGNCSVSGNEYESMVNNTFFQSLSILDADGFLPSVDAAYIYTMCIVGCIVLTISRSYFFMHICMKAGRKLHNHMFSNILQAKMLFFNTNPSGRILNRFSKDVGAMDELLPRAMLEALQIFLVMAGILIIIISVNPWMIIPIVIMGISFYFIRIYYLNTAQDIKRLEGIAKSPVFSHVSTTLNGLTTIRSRGKDIELMLCKEFDQYQDIHTGAWYLTIVTGSAFGLILDLISCVFVMCVCFSLILMDPENTFGGSVGLAISQSLILTGMLQYGVKQTTEVQSQMTSVERIIQYTDLPKEGPIESLNPPPETWPLSGRIDWKNVSMSYKNDDPPVLKNIELSVKSGWKVGVVGRTGAGKSSLISALFRLADDGLKGKIMIDGLDTKSIGLQDLRANISIIPQEPVLFSETLRYNLDPFGKYTDNAMLDALREVELNDLTLNQWVTESGSNFSVGQRQLICLARALLRNNKILILDEATANIDSQCLAEDVFLKMC, from the exons atgagaaaaaataaagaaaatttgaaaagaaatCCTATTGAGACGGCAAATCCCATTagtcgattatttttttg gtGGTCAGTTAAATTATTCAGAAAAGGTAATCGAGATGAACTTAATATGGATGATCTTTATGCCCCATTAGTTTGCGATGAGTCTGAGGGTGTGACAAACGAGCTGGagaa GGCATGGAATGATGAATTAGAAAAAAGTAGAAGCCAAGAAAAACACAAGATTTATGAcggaagtaaaataaaattatcaaagccAAGTTTCATTAATGCGATTTATCGAACGTTTTGGCTAAAAAACTTATACGTTGGATTGCTATTACTTTTTCAGACAGTGGTTTTACGTAGTGTACAGCCTATTTTTCAGGCACGtgtaataagtttttttgatTCACAAAATATAGATTTAACGACACAAAATGAGGCTTTGAGTTATGCAGGTGCTCTTATTATTACAACACTTGGAATTACGTTTGTTATGCACCACATGAATGTTGAGAGTCAACGAATCGGAATGAGAATTAGAGTCGCGTGTTGTTCACTTATTTACAGAAAA aGTCTACGTTTGAGTAAGTCAGCTCTTGATAGTACTGCTGGTGGTCAAATAATCAATCTTCTCAGTAATGATGTCAACCGTTTTGACCTTTTAccaatgttttttaattttctatggATTATGCCGATACAA GTCATCATTGTTGGTTACATAATGTGGCAAAGTATTGGAATTTATACTCTTGTTGGTTTTGCAACGCTCTTATTACTCACAATTCCCATGCAAGCATATGCTTCAATACTCAGTGGAAAATTACGGGAATCAATTGCAGGACTAACTGATCGGCGAGTTCAACTTATGAGTGAATTAGTTGCTGGAATTCAA GTAATTAAGATGTACGCTTGGGAAAAACCattcaataaaatagtttCTCAAACAAGATATgctgagattaaaaaaatccatagcTCGTCAAACGTTCGTGGTTTGTATACCGCGTTGATGGTTTTTACTGAACGGACGGCGCTTTTTGTAACACTTGTTACTTTTGTATTAATGGGAAATCCCATGAAAGCTGAAATAACATTTCAACTATCAAGTTATTTCAACATATTGCAGATGGTTGTGGCTATTTTTTTCCCACAAGCATTGATACTATTCAGTGAAGCTGTCATTTCAACAAAAAGAATCGAg GAATTTTTGTTACTCGAGGAAATAACTAAAACTCAGCAAGACTTAgcgaaaacaataaaatcaaCAGACAAAATTAGTTCGACTAAATCATCGTCAGTAAAAACACCGAACGCGGTGAGAATAGAACTGGATAAAGTTTCAGCCAATTGGCTCATTGGACAGTTGCCTCCAACATTATGTGAAGTGACATTGAATATCGAAGCTGGAGAACTGTGCACTCTAGTCGGGCCAGTTGGATCTGGCAAATCTTCGTTGCTACATTTGTTATTGCAAGAGTTACCAATTGGCGCTGGAACAGTTGGGCTTtatcagtttaaaaataaaaactcaacTGGCTTTGAGCCCAAGCGTGGATTTATACAAGACAATCCTGATATGACGATTTCATACGCTAGTCAAGATCCATGGCTCTTTTCAGGAACTGTTAGAGAAAACATTCTCTTTGGACTCGATTACAATTATACGCGATATCAAGag GTAACAAGAGTATGTTCACTTTTAAGAGATTTTAAACAACTACCTAATGGTGACTTAACCACTGTTGGAGAACGTGGAACATCACTTTCAGGAGGCCAGAGAGCTAGAGTAAATTTAGCGAGAGCAATTTATAAACAAGCCGATTTGTATCTTCTGGACGATCCCCTAAGTGCGGTTGATGCACGTGTTGGGCGCCATCTTTTTAAGAAATGTATTCTCGAATATCTTCGAGGAAAAACACGAATTCTTGTTACTCATCAGCTTAATTACCTAAAACAGGCAGATACTATTGCTATGATTGAACGT GGGTTTATCAAACATCAAGGCAGCTTTGATACTTTAACAAAAACGAGTTcggaatttaataatttgctgaatgctatgaaaaaaaatgatgatgagTCTCCTGAAGATACAACCGTCACTGACACTTACAATTTTACTGATggcaaaaatagttttttgagATTTGATAAGTCCAGAACTTCACGAGTTTCTGTTAGATCTCAAGATAGTTATCAATTC ATACCTTATCAAGAATTCACCATAGCAGAAGCAAAGTCTAATGCAGAAGATGAATCAGAGTCAATGGTATCCGGACGAATGTCAAACAAAGTTTATTATCGATACTTTCGTGAAGGGGGAAATATTGGCACACTTATACTACTGATAATGATTTGTATCATATCTCAAATAGCTACGAGTGGTGCTGATTACTGGCTCAGCTATTGGACAAATTTAGAAACTATTAGAACATCCTGTGGAAACTTGCAAGGCAACTGTTCGGTTTCTGGAAACGAATACGAATCCATGGTTAATAACACGTTTTTTCAATCACTTTCAATTCTGGATGCCGATGGTTTTCTACCTTCAGTAGATGCAGCTTACATTTATACAATGTGTATCGTTGGTTGTATTGTATTAACTATCTCacgaagttatttttttatgcacatTTGTATGAAGGCTGGACGAAAACTACATAATCATatgttttcaaatattctgCAAGCAAAAATGCTCTTTTTCAATACGAATCCCTCGG gacGAATCTTAAACAGATTTTCAAAGGATGTTGGCGCCATGGACGAATTGCTACCACGGGCTATGCTCGAAGCTCTTCAAATATTTCTAGTTATGGCGggaatattgataattattataagcgTCAATCCTTGGATGATTATCCCAATCGTAATCATGGGAATATCATTCTATTTCAtacgtatttattatttgaatacagCTCAAGACATAAAACGACTAGAAGGTATCG cAAAAAGTCCAGTTTTTTCACACGTCAGCACCACATTAAACGGATTAACAACGATTAGAAGCCGTGGTAAAGACATAGAGTTGATGTTATGCAAAGAATTTGATCAATATCAAGACATTCATACAGGTGCATGGTATCTGACAATAGTTACGGGATCAGCATTCGGACTTATTCTCGATTTGATTTCTTGTGTCTTCGTCATGTGTGTTTGCTTCTCCTTAATTCTTATGGATCCTG AAAACACATTTGGTGGCTCTGTTGGTTTAGCCATTTCACAGTCATTGATTTTAACTGGTATGCTTCAGTATGGTGTCAAACAAACTACTGAAGTACAGTCACAAATGACTTCCGTTGAAAGAATTATTCAGTACACTGATTTACCAAAAGAAGGCCCAATAGAGTCATTGAATCCACCACCAGAAACGTGGCCATTGAGTGGACGAATTGATTGGAAAAATGTTTCGATGAGTTACAAAAATGATGATCCACCagttttaaaa AATATTGAACTATCTGTAAAATCGGGTTGGAAAGTTGGAGTCGTCGGTAGAACTGGAGCAGGGAAATCTTCATTGATATCAGCGCTATTCCGGTTAGCGGACGATGGTctaaaaggaaaaataatgattgacGGTTTAGATACAAAGAGCATTGGTCTTCAAGACCTACGAGccaatatatcaataattccTCAAGAACCTGTTCTCTTCTCTGAAACTTTGAGATACAATCTCGATCCATTTGGCAAATATACTGATAACGCAATGTTGGATGCTTTAAGAGAAGTAGAATTGAATGATTTAACACTCAATCAATGGGTTACTGAAAGTGGTTCAAATTTTAGTGTTGGTCAGCGTCAATTAATATGCCTTGCACGAGCATTGTTGAGAAATAATAAGATTCTTATTCTCGATGAAGCTACAGCTAATATCGATTCTCA ATGCCTTGCAGAAGATGTCTTTCTCAAGATGTGTTAG